From Actinoplanes oblitus, a single genomic window includes:
- a CDS encoding LacI family DNA-binding transcriptional regulator — translation MSRVFNTPEVVSQQTRQLVLGIAAEIGYLPNESARTLATKKSNMVGLVWDTDHRRPGWRHPFLQDILVALKSALSAHGLHLLMLAPDQSPGLDREQRFLRAVQRHNVDGVVIIDNGSRDPAVLALADAAVPCVALDLRYTGPTCTYITSDNTGGGRLAAQHLIERGHRRIATITGPLPAYPAVQRLDGFRAALAEAGVPLAEDAVVSGDWYLDSGHAAMKQLLARYPRPTAVFAAGDEMAVGALRAVHEAGLRVPADIAIVGFDDIEVAALIPPGLTTVAQDKTGIGTAAAESLLAMLSGTAAPPEPTTLPTRLITRGST, via the coding sequence GTGTCCCGGGTCTTCAACACCCCGGAGGTGGTCAGCCAGCAGACCCGCCAGCTCGTGCTCGGCATCGCCGCCGAGATCGGCTACCTGCCGAACGAGTCGGCCCGGACCCTGGCCACCAAGAAGTCCAACATGGTCGGCCTGGTCTGGGACACCGACCACCGCCGCCCCGGCTGGCGGCACCCGTTCCTGCAGGACATCCTGGTCGCACTGAAGAGCGCGCTGAGCGCGCACGGGCTGCACCTGCTGATGCTCGCTCCGGACCAGAGCCCGGGGCTCGACCGCGAGCAGCGGTTCCTGCGCGCGGTGCAGCGGCACAACGTCGACGGCGTGGTGATCATCGACAACGGCAGCCGGGACCCGGCCGTGCTGGCCCTCGCCGACGCCGCGGTGCCGTGCGTCGCCCTCGACCTGCGCTACACCGGGCCGACCTGCACGTACATCACGTCGGACAACACCGGTGGCGGCCGGCTGGCCGCGCAGCACCTGATCGAACGCGGACACCGGCGGATCGCCACCATCACCGGGCCGCTGCCGGCCTACCCCGCCGTGCAACGGCTGGACGGGTTCCGCGCGGCGCTCGCCGAGGCCGGCGTGCCGCTCGCCGAGGATGCCGTCGTGTCCGGCGACTGGTACCTGGACAGCGGCCACGCCGCGATGAAACAGCTGCTCGCCCGCTATCCGCGGCCGACCGCGGTGTTCGCCGCCGGTGACGAGATGGCGGTCGGCGCGCTGCGCGCCGTGCACGAGGCGGGCCTGCGCGTGCCGGCCGACATCGCCATCGTCGGCTTCGACGACATCGAGGTGGCGGCGCTGATCCCTCCCGGACTCACCACCGTCGCGCAGGACAAGACCGGGATCGGCACCGCGGCCGCCGAGTCGCTGCTGGCGATGCTGTCCGGCACCGCCGCACCACCGGAGCCCACCACGCTGCCCACCAGGCTGATCACCCGCGGGTCGACCTGA
- a CDS encoding ABC transporter substrate-binding protein, which yields MRLSRSARVVAAAAATALALTACGSGSGGDSGSDKITLSVSLFGNFGYQELYKQYEKDHPNIKIQERTADYNAHHRDLATHLATNAGAADIEAVDTGFIAQMREVGKQFTDLGTERESEYLPWKWQASLTKDGQQIGYGTDVGGLAICYRRDLFQQAGLPADRDQVSAAWASGWDKYIELGQQFTKKAPKGTAFFDGGGALYNAVIGQAPVGFYNPDNTVVVSTNPEVRKAWDLVVKAIQANLSAKLVESSPEWNNGFAKGQFATIACPAWMMAKIKDQSKAYAGKWDVAAVPGGGGNWGGSYLTVPKQGKHVDEAKKLAAWLTAPDQQAKVFTTQGLLPSIPALYDKPEVGALKDPFFNNAPVGKIFTTAAKELKPQYQGPRAGDIQTAIRDGLLRVEQGKQSSDQSWTQTVSDVERLAK from the coding sequence ATGCGTTTGTCTCGATCGGCGCGCGTCGTCGCGGCGGCTGCGGCCACCGCGCTGGCGCTGACCGCCTGCGGCTCCGGCAGCGGTGGCGACAGCGGCAGCGACAAGATCACCTTGTCGGTCAGCCTGTTCGGCAACTTCGGCTACCAGGAGCTCTACAAGCAGTACGAGAAGGACCACCCGAACATCAAGATCCAGGAGCGGACGGCGGACTACAACGCCCACCACCGCGACCTGGCCACCCACCTGGCCACCAACGCGGGCGCCGCGGACATCGAGGCGGTCGACACCGGCTTCATCGCCCAGATGCGCGAGGTCGGCAAGCAGTTCACCGACCTGGGCACCGAGCGCGAGTCGGAGTACCTGCCGTGGAAGTGGCAGGCGTCGCTGACCAAGGACGGCCAGCAGATCGGGTACGGCACCGACGTCGGCGGCCTGGCCATCTGCTACCGCCGTGACCTGTTCCAGCAGGCCGGCCTGCCCGCCGACCGGGACCAGGTCTCCGCGGCGTGGGCGTCCGGCTGGGACAAGTACATCGAGCTCGGCCAGCAGTTCACCAAGAAGGCGCCGAAGGGCACCGCGTTCTTCGACGGCGGCGGCGCGCTCTACAACGCGGTCATCGGCCAGGCGCCGGTCGGCTTCTACAACCCGGACAACACCGTCGTGGTGTCCACCAACCCGGAGGTCCGCAAGGCCTGGGACCTGGTCGTCAAGGCGATCCAGGCGAACCTCTCGGCCAAGCTGGTGGAGAGCTCGCCGGAGTGGAACAACGGCTTCGCCAAGGGCCAGTTCGCCACCATCGCCTGCCCCGCGTGGATGATGGCCAAGATCAAGGACCAGTCCAAGGCGTACGCCGGGAAGTGGGACGTGGCTGCCGTGCCCGGTGGCGGCGGCAACTGGGGCGGCTCGTACCTGACCGTGCCGAAGCAGGGCAAGCACGTCGACGAGGCCAAGAAGCTCGCCGCCTGGCTGACCGCTCCCGACCAGCAGGCCAAGGTCTTCACCACGCAGGGCCTGCTGCCGTCCATCCCGGCGCTCTACGACAAGCCGGAGGTCGGGGCGCTCAAGGACCCGTTCTTCAACAACGCGCCGGTCGGCAAGATCTTCACCACCGCCGCCAAGGAGTTGAAGCCGCAGTACCAGGGCCCGCGGGCCGGCGACATCCAGACCGCGATCCGTGACGGCCTGCTCCGCGTCGAGCAGGGCAAGCAGAGCTCCGACCAGTCCTGGACGCAGACCGTCAGCGACGTCGAGCGTCTCGCCAAGTAA
- a CDS encoding carbohydrate ABC transporter permease, whose product MALKATLNRLDAKGSPYLYVVPFFLLFGIFGLYPLIYTGYVSFNDWNLLDGGEHQWVGLANYREMLQDAYFWNSLGNTLSIWVLSTVPQLLAALWIAHLLNHKLRARTSLRMGVLLPNITSIVAVTIVFTQLFGRDFGMINWLLGLVGVGPIDWQADTWSSHLAIATIVIWRWTGYNALIYLASMQAIPHDLYEAAELDGASSTQQFWRITVPNLRPTIIFTTVISTIGGLQIIAEPLLFAGTSTPTGGSDRQFQTIALFMYEQGFREFRFGYASAIAWTLCLIIAVFAIANFLLTRRIANDEE is encoded by the coding sequence ATGGCGCTCAAAGCCACCTTGAACCGGCTCGACGCGAAGGGCTCGCCCTACCTCTACGTGGTGCCGTTCTTCCTGCTCTTCGGCATCTTCGGGCTGTACCCGCTGATCTACACCGGGTACGTGTCGTTCAACGACTGGAACCTGCTCGACGGCGGCGAACACCAGTGGGTGGGCCTGGCGAACTACCGCGAGATGCTGCAGGACGCGTACTTCTGGAACTCGCTCGGCAACACGCTGAGCATCTGGGTGCTCTCCACGGTGCCGCAGCTGCTCGCCGCCCTCTGGATCGCCCACCTGCTCAACCACAAGCTGCGCGCCCGCACCAGCCTGCGGATGGGCGTGCTGCTGCCCAACATCACCTCGATCGTGGCCGTGACCATCGTCTTCACCCAGCTCTTCGGCCGCGACTTCGGCATGATCAACTGGCTGCTCGGCCTGGTCGGCGTCGGGCCGATCGACTGGCAGGCCGACACCTGGAGCTCGCACCTGGCCATCGCGACCATCGTGATCTGGCGCTGGACCGGCTACAACGCGCTGATCTACCTGGCCTCGATGCAGGCCATCCCGCACGACCTGTACGAGGCCGCCGAGCTCGACGGCGCGTCGTCGACCCAGCAGTTCTGGCGGATCACCGTGCCGAACCTGCGCCCCACCATCATCTTCACCACCGTCATCTCCACCATCGGCGGCCTGCAGATCATCGCCGAGCCGCTGCTGTTCGCCGGGACCTCGACGCCCACCGGCGGCTCCGACCGCCAGTTCCAGACCATCGCGCTGTTCATGTACGAGCAGGGCTTCCGGGAGTTCCGGTTCGGTTACGCCTCGGCGATCGCCTGGACCCTGTGCCTGATCATCGCCGTCTTCGCGATCGCCAACTTCCTGCTGACCCGGCGCATCGCCAACGACGAGGAGTAG
- a CDS encoding carbohydrate ABC transporter permease, translating into MTVLANPPATRTEPPAAPRRRANRRGFGFPRRGSVWTYAALLAIVAGSLFPLYWSFVVSSQTSEAVAKTPPVLIPGGHLFDNIARVFDSTNFGKALLNSFIVSGSITISVVFFSTLAGFAFAKLKFRGRKLLLVLAIGTSMVPQQLGIIPLYMLMTKLGWTDQLAAVIVPGLVTAFGVFFMTQYLGRAVPDELLEAGRMDGCTTFGLYWHVVLPAARPAAAVLGLFTFMQAWNDFFWPLVVLQNNATVQVALSSLASGYTTDYTLTLTGTLLATLPILVIFIVLGRQIVGGIMQGAIKG; encoded by the coding sequence GTGACCGTTCTCGCCAACCCGCCGGCGACCCGTACCGAGCCGCCCGCCGCGCCGAGACGCCGGGCGAACCGCCGTGGCTTCGGCTTCCCGCGCCGCGGCTCGGTCTGGACCTATGCCGCCCTGCTGGCCATCGTGGCCGGCTCGCTGTTCCCGCTCTACTGGTCGTTCGTGGTGTCGTCGCAGACCAGCGAGGCGGTCGCGAAGACGCCGCCGGTGCTGATCCCGGGTGGCCACCTGTTCGACAACATCGCCCGGGTCTTCGACAGCACCAACTTCGGCAAGGCGCTGCTCAACTCGTTCATCGTCAGCGGGTCGATCACCATCTCGGTGGTGTTCTTCTCCACGCTGGCCGGGTTCGCCTTCGCCAAGCTCAAGTTCCGTGGCCGCAAGCTGCTGCTGGTCCTGGCTATCGGCACCTCGATGGTGCCGCAGCAACTCGGCATCATCCCGCTCTACATGCTGATGACCAAGCTCGGCTGGACCGACCAGCTCGCCGCCGTGATCGTGCCCGGCCTGGTCACCGCGTTCGGCGTCTTCTTCATGACCCAGTACCTCGGCCGGGCCGTCCCCGACGAGCTGCTGGAGGCCGGCCGGATGGACGGTTGCACCACGTTCGGCCTGTACTGGCACGTGGTGCTGCCGGCCGCCCGGCCGGCGGCCGCGGTGCTCGGCCTGTTCACCTTCATGCAGGCCTGGAACGACTTCTTCTGGCCGCTGGTGGTGCTGCAGAACAACGCCACCGTGCAGGTCGCCCTGTCGTCGCTGGCCAGCGGCTACACCACCGACTACACGCTGACCCTGACCGGCACGCTGCTGGCCACGCTCCCGATCCTGGTGATCTTCATCGTCCTCGGCCGGCAGATCGTCGGCGGCATCATGCAAGGAGCGATCAAAGGTTGA
- a CDS encoding GH1 family beta-glucosidase yields the protein MPDGFVWGAATAAYQIEGAVAEDGRGASIWDTFTRRPGAVADGTSGEVACDSYHRWRDDVDLLEKLGVDAYRFSVAWPRVLPAGHGTVNRAGLDYYDRLVDALCERGIRPFVTLYHWDLPQALEDAGGWRVRDTADHFADYAAVVAGRLGDRVQDWITLNEPYVSSMVGYAEGRHAPGATEGHGALAAAHHLLVGHGGAVRALRAARAGARIGITLNLSPAVPATGSAADRAAAHRMDLMLNRQFTDPVLGRTYPDGFAELYAGVSDLSFRRDGDLELIGAPLDFLGVNYYYRIHAADAPRERDDPARRSAFDIGVRSVTREGVPVTDLGWPIEPHGLYETLTGLAQRYPDLPPVYVTENGIAQLRDDPDADPERIAFVAGHLAAAARAAADAPVDLRGYFYWSLLDNFEWARGYGPRFGLVHVDYPTGTRTPRASYHWLRERLSGRTGNRF from the coding sequence ATGCCGGACGGCTTCGTCTGGGGAGCCGCCACGGCGGCCTACCAGATCGAGGGGGCGGTGGCCGAGGACGGCCGCGGCGCCTCGATCTGGGACACCTTCACCCGGCGCCCGGGCGCCGTCGCCGACGGGACCTCCGGCGAGGTGGCCTGCGACAGCTACCACCGCTGGCGCGACGACGTGGACCTGCTGGAGAAGCTCGGCGTCGACGCGTACCGGTTCTCGGTGGCCTGGCCGCGGGTGCTGCCGGCCGGGCACGGCACGGTCAACCGGGCCGGCCTGGACTACTACGACCGGCTGGTCGACGCGCTGTGCGAGCGGGGCATCCGGCCGTTCGTCACGCTCTACCACTGGGATCTGCCACAGGCCCTGGAGGACGCCGGCGGCTGGCGGGTGCGCGACACCGCCGACCACTTCGCCGACTACGCGGCTGTGGTCGCCGGGCGGCTCGGTGACCGGGTACAGGACTGGATCACGCTCAACGAGCCGTACGTCTCGTCGATGGTCGGGTACGCCGAGGGCCGGCACGCGCCGGGCGCCACCGAGGGGCACGGCGCGCTCGCGGCCGCCCATCACCTGCTCGTCGGGCACGGCGGCGCGGTGCGGGCGCTGCGGGCCGCGCGGGCCGGCGCCCGGATCGGCATCACGCTCAACCTGTCCCCGGCGGTGCCGGCCACCGGCAGCGCGGCCGACCGGGCGGCGGCGCACCGGATGGACCTGATGCTCAACCGGCAGTTCACCGACCCGGTGCTCGGCCGGACCTATCCGGACGGCTTCGCGGAGCTGTACGCCGGGGTGAGCGACCTGTCCTTCCGGCGCGACGGTGACCTGGAGCTGATCGGGGCGCCGCTGGACTTCCTCGGCGTCAACTACTACTACCGGATCCACGCCGCCGACGCCCCGCGCGAGCGGGACGACCCGGCGCGGCGCAGCGCGTTCGACATCGGCGTGCGCTCGGTGACCCGCGAGGGCGTGCCGGTCACCGACCTGGGCTGGCCGATCGAGCCGCACGGCCTGTACGAGACGCTGACCGGGCTCGCCCAGCGGTACCCGGACCTGCCGCCGGTCTACGTGACCGAGAACGGGATCGCCCAGCTGCGCGACGACCCGGATGCCGATCCGGAGCGCATCGCGTTCGTCGCCGGGCACCTGGCGGCCGCCGCCCGGGCCGCCGCCGACGCCCCGGTCGACCTGCGCGGCTATTTCTACTGGTCACTGCTGGACAACTTCGAGTGGGCGCGCGGGTACGGGCCGCGGTTCGGGCTGGTGCACGTGGACTATCCGACCGGGACGCGGACGCCGCGGGCCAGTTACCACTGGCTGCGGGAGCGGTTGTCCGGGCGTACCGGAAACCGGTTTTGA
- a CDS encoding LytR C-terminal domain-containing protein, whose protein sequence is MGFTRLRAYLVFGVLAIAAAVVVAVAVVRDSQGGAAASGCPAGTTLVNVTLPRDAAQVSLRVLNGTRRAGLAEQVSAEFKDRGFKMQPTRTSRTKSAEVAVIQFGPKSVGAAQWIRAYFLGEAKPEYNAKRTTDVIDVVLGDRYQSLATVTEVNQSMAQIGAPSAPPGTCPGSVA, encoded by the coding sequence ATGGGCTTCACGCGCCTGCGGGCATATCTCGTCTTCGGTGTCCTGGCCATCGCCGCGGCCGTGGTCGTGGCGGTCGCCGTGGTCCGCGACAGCCAGGGCGGCGCGGCGGCGAGCGGTTGCCCCGCGGGCACCACGCTGGTGAATGTGACGTTGCCGCGCGACGCGGCGCAGGTCAGCCTCCGGGTGCTCAACGGCACCCGGCGGGCCGGCCTGGCCGAGCAGGTCAGCGCCGAGTTCAAGGATCGCGGCTTCAAGATGCAGCCCACCAGGACCAGCAGGACCAAGTCCGCCGAGGTCGCGGTGATCCAGTTCGGGCCGAAATCGGTCGGCGCGGCCCAGTGGATCAGGGCCTACTTCCTCGGCGAGGCGAAACCCGAGTACAACGCCAAGCGCACCACCGATGTCATCGACGTGGTGCTCGGTGACCGCTATCAATCGCTGGCCACGGTCACCGAGGTCAACCAGTCGATGGCGCAGATCGGGGCGCCCAGCGCGCCGCCGGGCACGTGCCCGGGCAGCGTCGCCTGA
- a CDS encoding LacI family DNA-binding transcriptional regulator, producing MPADESPVRPPTLNQVAARAGVSLKTASRALNGEPYVSGATERRVRQAADELGYRLNGLARELRTGGTSALVGLISGDLANPFYSAVASGAERELRQHGLLLITVNNDEDGELESSLLTALVERRVRALLVIPSGGGLVANSASAHNVPFVFVDRPPVGMAADCVLIDNTGGARAAAEHLLAGGHRRIALVADLVRTASQRARISGFAAAMRAAGNPAWESYLRTDVHDAATATRVVGELLDLPEPPTALFTTNNRLTIGALRALRGCRRPPALVGFDDFELADVVGVTVVAHDMTELGRAAARLAFDRIGGHTGPPRTVVIPATLVPRGSGER from the coding sequence ATGCCGGCCGATGAGTCGCCGGTCCGGCCGCCGACGCTGAACCAGGTCGCGGCTCGGGCCGGGGTGAGTCTCAAGACCGCGTCGCGGGCGCTCAACGGGGAACCCTACGTGTCCGGCGCGACCGAGCGGCGGGTCCGGCAGGCCGCCGACGAACTGGGCTACCGGCTCAACGGGCTGGCCCGTGAGCTGCGGACCGGGGGGACCTCGGCGCTGGTCGGGCTGATCAGCGGTGACCTGGCGAACCCGTTCTATTCGGCGGTCGCCAGCGGGGCGGAGCGGGAGCTGCGCCAGCACGGGCTCCTGCTGATCACCGTCAACAACGACGAGGACGGCGAGCTGGAGAGCAGCCTGCTCACGGCGCTGGTGGAGCGACGGGTCCGGGCCCTGCTGGTGATCCCCAGCGGTGGCGGCCTCGTCGCGAACAGCGCGAGCGCCCACAACGTCCCGTTCGTGTTCGTCGACCGGCCACCGGTGGGGATGGCCGCCGACTGCGTGCTGATCGACAACACCGGCGGCGCCCGGGCCGCCGCCGAGCACCTGCTGGCCGGCGGCCACCGGCGGATCGCGCTGGTCGCCGACCTGGTCCGGACCGCCTCGCAGCGGGCCCGGATCAGCGGGTTCGCCGCGGCGATGCGCGCCGCCGGCAACCCGGCGTGGGAGTCCTACCTGCGCACCGACGTGCACGACGCGGCCACCGCCACCCGGGTCGTCGGCGAGCTGCTCGATCTGCCGGAGCCGCCGACCGCGCTGTTCACCACCAACAACCGGCTGACCATCGGTGCGCTGCGCGCCCTGCGCGGGTGCCGGCGGCCGCCGGCGCTTGTCGGCTTCGACGACTTCGAGCTGGCCGACGTGGTCGGAGTGACCGTTGTCGCGCACGACATGACGGAGCTGGGGCGCGCGGCGGCCCGGCTGGCGTTCGACCGGATCGGTGGTCACACCGGCCCGCCGCGGACCGTCGTCATTCCGGCGACGCTGGTGCCGCGCGGGTCCGGCGAGCGGTGA
- a CDS encoding MerR family transcriptional regulator: MTNGVTIGQAAAFVGVTVKTVRHYHKVGLIDEPERDRSGYRRYGSADLLRLVRVRTLAEAGVPLAEIGPMIDGDAERFATTLAGVERQLTARIDELTARRATLHRLADGDRALLPDRAVALLERMPGLGFTANEVAATRDSWVLARALVPDGFDDYLTHVEQALHDTRLVALTRRAAQAATWEPDDPRLVELATAAAEHYLADPALLNTVTGLQARTEAATRYTLIARHGDEPTPATARLTALFEGKLRAAGIRIPRPDRG; encoded by the coding sequence ATGACCAACGGAGTCACGATCGGGCAGGCGGCGGCATTCGTCGGCGTCACCGTCAAGACGGTGCGCCACTACCACAAGGTCGGACTGATCGACGAGCCGGAACGCGACAGGTCCGGCTATCGGCGGTACGGATCGGCCGACCTGCTACGACTCGTACGGGTCCGGACGCTGGCCGAGGCCGGGGTGCCACTGGCCGAGATCGGGCCCATGATCGACGGCGACGCCGAGCGGTTCGCCACCACGCTCGCCGGCGTCGAGCGGCAGCTCACCGCACGGATCGACGAGCTGACCGCGCGCCGGGCCACGCTGCATCGCCTCGCCGACGGCGACCGGGCACTGCTACCCGACCGCGCGGTGGCGCTGCTGGAGCGGATGCCCGGACTCGGCTTCACCGCGAACGAGGTGGCCGCCACCAGGGACTCCTGGGTGCTGGCCAGGGCCCTCGTGCCGGACGGCTTCGACGACTACCTCACCCATGTCGAGCAGGCGCTGCACGACACCCGGCTCGTCGCCCTGACCAGACGCGCGGCCCAGGCCGCGACCTGGGAACCCGATGATCCGCGGCTGGTCGAGCTCGCCACCGCCGCGGCCGAGCACTACCTGGCCGACCCGGCGCTGCTGAACACCGTGACCGGCCTGCAAGCCCGTACCGAGGCCGCGACCCGGTACACGCTGATCGCCCGCCACGGCGACGAGCCGACACCTGCCACGGCGCGGCTGACCGCGCTCTTCGAGGGCAAGCTCCGGGCCGCCGGCATCCGGATCCCCCGGCCGGACCGCGGCTGA
- a CDS encoding serine hydrolase domain-containing protein, with amino-acid sequence MRKAIEEIVASGFLGVALRVHDEQGEWVGTAGTAELGGTAKPPADGHHRVGSNTKTFTAAVVLRLVAEGRLGLDDPVAGHLPEFGLDGRITVRMLLRHTSGIFNFTGEVHDDGTIAPGIPIPYGTTGPEWLANRFTTYQPEDLVRLAVAEPARFEPGAGWSYSNTNYVLARLLIEKVTGHTYAEQMQRLIIGPLGLSGTVVPDASPELPEPHAHAYYRHGDTTVDVTRQNPSWLSTGGDMISTTQDLHTFISALMGGELLPAPLLAEMCTPYPTGIPNMGYGLGVFVVTTDAGGTVICHNGATVGHAALMYSTPDGRRTLTATLSCVDDAELSIGAAFRHAQHRLVDEVFGGGRAEHP; translated from the coding sequence TTGCGGAAGGCGATCGAGGAGATCGTGGCTTCCGGGTTCCTCGGGGTCGCGCTGCGGGTGCACGACGAACAGGGCGAGTGGGTGGGCACCGCCGGGACGGCCGAGCTGGGCGGGACCGCGAAGCCACCGGCCGACGGGCATCACCGCGTCGGCAGCAACACCAAGACGTTCACCGCGGCCGTCGTGCTGCGGCTGGTGGCCGAGGGCCGGCTCGGGCTGGACGATCCGGTCGCCGGGCACCTGCCCGAGTTCGGGCTGGACGGGCGGATCACCGTGCGCATGCTGTTGCGGCACACCAGCGGGATCTTCAACTTCACCGGCGAGGTCCACGACGACGGGACGATCGCCCCGGGGATCCCGATCCCCTACGGCACCACGGGCCCGGAGTGGCTGGCCAACCGGTTCACGACCTACCAGCCCGAGGACCTGGTCCGGCTGGCGGTGGCCGAGCCGGCACGGTTCGAGCCCGGAGCGGGGTGGAGCTACTCCAACACCAACTACGTCCTCGCCCGGCTGCTGATCGAGAAGGTCACCGGTCACACGTACGCCGAACAGATGCAGCGGCTGATCATCGGGCCGCTCGGGCTGTCGGGCACCGTGGTGCCGGACGCCTCGCCGGAGCTTCCCGAGCCGCACGCGCACGCCTACTACCGTCACGGTGACACGACGGTCGACGTCACCCGGCAGAACCCGTCCTGGCTCTCCACCGGCGGCGACATGATCTCCACCACTCAGGACCTGCACACGTTCATCTCCGCGCTCATGGGCGGCGAACTCCTGCCGGCGCCGCTGCTGGCCGAGATGTGCACCCCGTACCCGACGGGCATCCCGAACATGGGCTACGGCCTGGGTGTGTTCGTGGTGACCACGGACGCGGGCGGCACCGTCATCTGCCACAACGGCGCCACCGTCGGCCACGCGGCGCTGATGTACAGCACACCCGACGGCCGCAGGACCCTGACCGCTACGCTGAGCTGTGTGGACGACGCCGAGCTGTCGATCGGGGCGGCATTCCGGCACGCCCAGCATCGGCTCGTCGACGAGGTCTTCGGCGGCGGACGAGCCGAGCACCCGTGA